CGCCTTAATGCCTTGAGCATTAACACCGTCATCATTGCTTAATAATATTCTCATTATTTACTACTCTATCTAACGGTTAAATCTTGGTAACACAAAAGTTCACGTAATACTGAAGTAGCAAAGCATCCTGCATCAAGCGAAAAAGTAAGTACTGCGTGTTTTTTCTCAGTGTCCACTTGAATATGGCAATCACGTGGCATTAACCTGATTCGTCGACGCTCTTGTTTTAAGCCATGCTTTATTAAGCCATGGCATAAATCTTCATGTAACGCCGCTATTTTTTGTTCCTGTGCTGCTATTGTTGCAACACTAAATAATTCACCCTTTCCCCACATTGCCGCAGTTAGGTCAACATCACCTTGAGCTAAACGTTGCTTAAGATCGGGGGTAACTTCATCAACCTTAAACACTGATTGTGTGCCCGACAACATTAACGCATCACCAACTTGTAGGTGATCGAACTGCTCATGTTCTATACGCGATGAAACAAGGTGATTAAAAATAAATGAACGTGCAGCTGATAAATATATCCCCCGCATTTTTTTATTTTTCACTTTCTTTCCAGAGAACAGTTCACGCGCTTTATTGACGTTTTCACCGTCAATGCCAAAGCGTTGCTCACCAAAATAATTTGGCACACCAAAATGATTTATCGCCTGCCAACGCTGCTGCAACTTAACAATATCGCTGATATTTCTCAACGTTATTTCAAAATGATTACCACTCAGTGCCCCTATACGTAGCTTTTTATTATGACGCTGAAACGATAATATCTCTACGCCATTAATCACCAATTCATCAAGGTTGTCTATTGCTTTACCAGGTAGGTGTACACCAAACCATTGCTCAGTCACTGCAAATCGATCTTTTAATCCAGCATAAGTGACTAAGCTTTCCTTAACGTTAAAGAAGCTCGCAAGCTGTTTGGCAACAAACGTGGTATTGAGCCCTGTTTTTCTAAGATGAATAAGTAAATGCTCGCCTTCACCTGAGGGTAAAAAAGGTAATGTTTCGAAAACTTTAAAGTCTTCACGCTGTGTACGTAAATCACCTGTTATTTCTGGTTTGCCAAAAAGGTATCGCCATTGGCTCATCAAATTATTGCTCATTAGACACCAATAACACGACAGCATGAACAGCAATACCATGTTCTTCTCCAACAAAACCAAGTTTCTCGGTCGTGGTTGCCTTGACATTAACTTGATTGATAGCACAGTTCATATCAATGGATAGAATTTCGCGCATATCGGTTAAGTGAGGCGCCATTTTCGGTGCTTGCGCTACAATTGTGATATCTGCATTACCTAATTTAAAGCCATGCTCATTCATTAAGCCTACTACGTGACGTAATAAAATTCTGCTATCAATGTTTTCATATTGATTGTCAGTGTCTGGAAAGTGGTTACCAATATCAGCTAAGCACAACGCACCTAATATCGCATCACAAAGGGCATGTATAGCAACATCTCCATCAGAATGAGCAAGAAAGCCCTGATGATAAGGAATTTTCACCCCAGCCATCACAATAGGCCCTTTACCACCAAATTTGTGTACATCAAAGCCATGTCCTATTCGCATGAGTAGTCCTGTTGTTTTAATAAAATAAATTCTGCCATTGCTAGGTCATCCGGTTGAGTAATTTTAATATTATCCGCTCTTCCTTGTACTAATAAACTCGATTCGCCGGCCAGTTCAATCGCTGATGCTTCGTCTGTGACGGTTTCACCGTCGATGAGCGCTTGTTCAATGGCATTTTTTAATAACTTTGCAGGATACATTTGCGGCGTTAATGCATGCCATAAATGTTCGCGTGCTACCGTTTTTTTAACGAAAGCGGTTTTGTCTTCAACATAGCTTCTTTTCATCGTGTCTCTAACAGGTATTGCTAATAGCCCACCCGTTTGCTGTAAAAGACATTGTTCAATCAGCAGATCAATGTCTTGATGTGTGATACAAGGTCTAGCAGCGTCATGTACAATAACCCAGTCAACGGTTTGATCTTCAATGGCACATAGCCCATTCAGTACAGAATCAACTCGCTCTTTGCCACCATTAGCAACTCTTACTTTTGGGTGTTCTGCTAATCGTGTTGAAGCAAAGTATTGATCGGACTTACTCACCGAGATAACAATTGATATGATACTAGGATGGCTAGCAAGCTTGTCTACGGTATGTTGTAAAATGGTCTTATTAGCTATCGATAAATACTGCTTAGGACAATTAGTTTGCATGCGCTTACCAACACCAGCTGCAGGAATCACAGCAACAATTTTAGGAATTTTAGGCATTCTAACTGCTAGCCTTTATTGGGTTTGTTAGTAATAATGCGAAAAAACGTTTCATCTTGCTTTATCATGCCTAGTTCGTTTCGTGCACGTTCTTCTATGGCTTCAACACCCGACTTTAAATCATCGGTATCAGCATAAAGCAGTTTATTACGCTTTCTTAATTTATCATTATCAGCTTGTTGTCTGGCAATTTCATCTTCTAGAGCAAGGTAATCAGGCACACTGTTTTTACCGAGCCAAAGTCGATATTGCAGCATAATTAAAAATATAAGCAAAATGCCTGAGATAAAACGCATCAATTGAAAACAACCTTTAAAAAGATAGCATTATTATAAATGCGATTAACCTGCTGTAAACATGCAAGCACGAATTCAAGGCTTAATTGTTAGGGTTTGCTTGAAATTACGCCAATTTATTGCACATGACAGTAACAATTCTCTTAATGTTGGCATTGTTGGTATTGTCTTTTGATCATTTAACCAAGTATGCCCTGTACAGGCAGCTGTCATCACTTTTTTATTGGGTTTTAATAATTTTATCGGTTGAGACTGTGGTCCATCAAGTGTAAACCAACCAAAGGTATTGGTTCGAAACCTTTGGTTTTCCATATCGATACGATCAATTGAATCAAGCATTATACGAGACTTATCAGCCACAGGAACCACTAAACCATGCGTTAAGGGCGCAGATAAATACCATTGATTAACTTCATCAGTCTCTTGCCCTGCAAGAGGGGGGTGGATAGATTGTTTTGCAGACCAACTGGCATTTTGAATATCTAACGTAAGCGGTGTTTTCGTTTGTAGCATACTCGATGCAGTACGCTTTACATAATAAGAGAGGCTTTTTAAGCGTCCTTGAATCGCGCTTGCTGAGTCTAACTGCATTCTAGATAGCGAAGTAATTTCTCGCTCATATAAGGCACAGCAAAGCTCAGCAAAGTCTGCTGACTGTGATTCATCTTGCCATAAAGATACTTGCTCAGTCATAAGCTAAAATTATTACTCTACACCCTATTTTGTTCACACTTTAAGCATACTTGATTGTTAGTGAAAGATAAATTGCTACTTTAGCGAATGTCTGTATCTGTTTTTAATCGCTTCACTTTAAAATCTCGTTTACACTAGCTTTAAAATTACTTTGCTTTATCTTTTGAAATACAAGGGAATAATCATGCTTTTTCAAGAACCCAGTAATAATTCAGCAGCAACGGGGAATGGGCTAGATCCAAGCCAATTACTGCAAAACGAAATTGACTTAATAACCCAAGCTTACCAAGTAACCGTTGAGTTTTTTACCACTTACACCTTTCAATTAATTGGCGCTGTTATCATTTTTATTATTGGCTATATATTAGCGGG
The Thalassotalea hakodatensis genome window above contains:
- the ftsB gene encoding cell division protein FtsB yields the protein MRFISGILLIFLIMLQYRLWLGKNSVPDYLALEDEIARQQADNDKLRKRNKLLYADTDDLKSGVEAIEERARNELGMIKQDETFFRIITNKPNKG
- the ispD gene encoding 2-C-methyl-D-erythritol 4-phosphate cytidylyltransferase, which encodes MPKIPKIVAVIPAAGVGKRMQTNCPKQYLSIANKTILQHTVDKLASHPSIISIVISVSKSDQYFASTRLAEHPKVRVANGGKERVDSVLNGLCAIEDQTVDWVIVHDAARPCITHQDIDLLIEQCLLQQTGGLLAIPVRDTMKRSYVEDKTAFVKKTVAREHLWHALTPQMYPAKLLKNAIEQALIDGETVTDEASAIELAGESSLLVQGRADNIKITQPDDLAMAEFILLKQQDYSCE
- the truD gene encoding tRNA pseudouridine(13) synthase TruD — encoded protein: MSNNLMSQWRYLFGKPEITGDLRTQREDFKVFETLPFLPSGEGEHLLIHLRKTGLNTTFVAKQLASFFNVKESLVTYAGLKDRFAVTEQWFGVHLPGKAIDNLDELVINGVEILSFQRHNKKLRIGALSGNHFEITLRNISDIVKLQQRWQAINHFGVPNYFGEQRFGIDGENVNKARELFSGKKVKNKKMRGIYLSAARSFIFNHLVSSRIEHEQFDHLQVGDALMLSGTQSVFKVDEVTPDLKQRLAQGDVDLTAAMWGKGELFSVATIAAQEQKIAALHEDLCHGLIKHGLKQERRRIRLMPRDCHIQVDTEKKHAVLTFSLDAGCFATSVLRELLCYQDLTVR
- the ispF gene encoding 2-C-methyl-D-erythritol 2,4-cyclodiphosphate synthase yields the protein MRIGHGFDVHKFGGKGPIVMAGVKIPYHQGFLAHSDGDVAIHALCDAILGALCLADIGNHFPDTDNQYENIDSRILLRHVVGLMNEHGFKLGNADITIVAQAPKMAPHLTDMREILSIDMNCAINQVNVKATTTEKLGFVGEEHGIAVHAVVLLVSNEQ